A part of Gadus morhua chromosome 17, gadMor3.0, whole genome shotgun sequence genomic DNA contains:
- the si:dkey-19b23.8 gene encoding uncharacterized protein si:dkey-19b23.8, with translation MKLLPDTISVSHYTASLKERWTCTGSPPELDPSTTPAPADPPSSPAPPATATPPGLRRVMSLGSFHLMQTLKNSPAALRRRFGRDRTETLSHGDPLFKVHYLGTEKIFSLDRGQAQDAIGRLLEAGASGRKLAKEHALVVRPRYVEVKELSTGRQLTKTYLQDIAYCAADATRPNVFLYICKQPGQQLHCRVFWCSRAERARDMTACLAHSFQRALSDWQQDGPAPVQLPPGPGGEGPKGDETQGSPGVRSKSSTLPASLGKVHWRKRGSVSRSPLRAITRRGSASETWN, from the exons ATGAAACTGTTGCCAG ataCGATCAGCGTGAGCCACTACACCGCCTCTCTGAAGGAGCGCTGGACGTGCACTGGGAGCCCCCCGGAGCTGGACCCCTCGACCACGCCCGCCCCCGCCGACCCCCCCTCTAGCCCCGCCCCGCCGGCCACGGCCACGCCCCCCGGGCTGCGGCGCGTCATGTCGCTGGGCTCCTTCCACCTCATGCAGACGCTGAAGAACTCCCCGGCCGCGCTGCGCCGCCGCTTCGGCCGCGACCGCACGGAGACGCTGTCCCACGGCGACCCGCTCTTCAAGGTGCACTACCTGGGCACGGAGAAGATCTTCTCCCTGGACCGCGGGCAGGCGCAGGACGCCATCGGCCGGCTGCTGGAGGCCGGCGCCAGCGGCAGGAAGCTGGCCAAGGAGCACGCGCTGGTGGTGCGGCCGCGCTACGTGGAGGTGAAGGAGCTGAGCACGGGCCGCCAGCTCACCAAGACCTACCTGCAGGACATCGCCTACTGCGCCGCCGACGCCACGCGGCCCAACGTCTTCCTCTACATCTGCAAGCAGCCGGGCCAGCAGCTGCACTGCCGCGTGTTCTGGTGCAGCCGCGCCGAGCGCGCCCGCGACATGACCGCCTGCCTGGCGCACTCCTTCCAGCGGGCGCTGAGCGACTGGCAGCAGGACGGGCCCGCCCCCGTCCAGCTGCccccggggccggggggggaggggccgaaGGGGGACGAGACGCAGGGCAGCCCCGGCGTCCGGAGCAAGAGCAGCACGCTGCCCGCCAGCCTGGGGAAAG TGCACTGGAGGAAGAGGGGCTCGGTGTCCCGCAGCCCGCTGAGAGCCATCACCCGGCGAGGGTCCGCCTCGGAGACCTGGAACTGA
- the sat2a.1 gene encoding diamine acetyltransferase 2: protein MDFSIRAANLEDCKDIARMIMELAEYEKVSEHVKVTQKDLEQDGFSKNPFFHGIVAEVPEAQRTKDGHVKIGYALYFLSYSSWKGRCVYMEDLYVMPEFRGKGIGKALMSKVAQLGMAAGCTQLNFTVLDWNKASLDFYAAQGCSDVTAALGYHVMRCEGEELERLAQP from the exons ATGGACTTCTCTATCCGCGCCGCCAACCTCGAGGACTGCAAAGACATTGCGCGCATGATCATG GAACTGGCCGAATATGAGAAGGTGTCAGAGCACGTGAAAGTGACTCAGAAAG ACTTGGAACAAGATGGCTTCTCTAAGAACCCCTTCTTCCACGGAATCGTGGCAGAGGTTCCGGAGGCGCAGCGAACCAAAGACG GGCATGTGAAGATCGGCTACGCGCTCTACTTCCTCAGCTACAGCTCCTGGAAGGGgcgctgtgtgtacatggaGGACCTCTACGTCATGCCTGAGTTCAGAG GCAAAGGAATTGGGAAGGCGCTGATGAGCAAGGTGGCCCAG CTGGGCATGGCGGCCGGCTGCACTCAGCTGAACTTCACGGTGCTCGACTGGAACAAGGCGTCGCTGGACTTCTACGCGGCGCAGGGCTGCAGCGACGTGACGGCCGCGCTGGGCTACCATGTCATGCGCtgcgagggggaggagctagagcGGCTGGCCCAGCCCTAG